The DNA segment ttcaaaattggtattttgaatggtgcttggcaaataattatgaactacaggcggccatggcgggttttcaaggacaggtgtcatatcacctccCGTCACAtccgctactgaaatttgctcgagaaataccatttggtcaaaaaaatttaagccgcccagaaccagtgaacggccctactgtttttacagatggctcaggaaaaacaggtaaagcagcagtagtatggtatgaaaacaacaactggaacaacaaagtagtatatcaaaatggttctccacaagtagtagagctgcgtgcaatggctgttgttttttctattttttctgttcctgtaaatattgtaactgactcggcgtatgtagctaacttagtttctagactagacaaagtggttttgaccatgtcagacaatcaattattatttgatgtacttttagaactctggaaaagtattcaactacggacagaaccttattttatcatgcacatccgtagtcataccactttaccaggattttatacagaaggtaatgccagagcggatgctcttgtttccgctatggctcttaatactgttcctaacattaagcaacaagctgtattatcacatcaattttttcaccaaggatatcgagctttacgacggcagttcggcttgtctcatgcggaagctcggtctattgtagccgcctgccctgactgccaaggaactcacacaccagtgtattttggtactaaccccagaggtatgcaggctttacagatttggcaaagtgatgttactcacataaatgaatttggccgacagaagtatgttcatgtttccattgatacttattctcatgccttagtagcaacagcacataacggggagacaggaaaagatgtagttcgacacttccaaaaggctttctctatgcttggggtaccacgccaaataaaaacggacaatggcccagcatacatttcacagaaggttcaaacattttttaatttgtggggtgttactcatgttacaggaattccccattccccaacaggacaagcaattgttgagcgtgcacatagtacgttgaagcggcagcttcaaaaacaaaaagggggaatgattggggaaccacctcaggcatgtttagataaagcagtttatgttcttaactttctccattacggggataattcttctttacctcctctttttcagcatttctcttctcttttttcaaaacaggatttgcaaaaagacatcaaagtgcatgttagagatctaattactggccagtggagtggaccatgtgaattattaacctggggcaggggttatgcttgtgtctctacagatgccggccctcgctgggttcctgctcggtgtgttcggcctgtgctggaacctgcatcaggctgaaggatgggtagttccacaacccaagcagaatatctgggtaactttggcaaatatgacacatcaagaaaccttgtgcctttctactgcgaacccggaaaatccattctccacctgtttggtgggagtgccagtagacacatggccaatcccacaaacccttcaggctttctctctttgcaactcttcaaaaaattgtacagataattgggatggtgtatatagtcaccttccacaggttacgcaagaaccccaagagctagagttgctaggctctgttataatggatgcttgtgtgttttttaattactcctataacaccacacggagagggcaaaatgtgaatgcaactaacgctgcttatcataattcaactgcttggtgcaattatacttcgactaacatctcacgatcttttgctgttcctcttgcattacctcctggtgtgtttctaatctgtggagatcgtgcctggggaggcgtcccatctaaactgaatggaggcccgtgtagcctcggacgtctcacgttattaacaccaaatgtgtcaatgattctgaatatgactcgaaaacataagcgagtcccaaggaccgttcatcggtttgaaagttcttgtcgagataacgttgaattctggaatccaggccagatcataacggcctccatattggcaccaggagttggtgttgcaaatgccttaacgactttgaataagttgggatgttggcttagcaaacagactaacgctacttctttagctttaagtggccttttaactgatgttgatagtgttagacatgctactttacagaacagggctgcaattgactttttgcttttagcgcaaggacatggatgtgaagattttgaaggaatgtgttgcatgaatttgtctgaccactcagaatctatttttaaaagtatacagcagctgaaggatggtgtgaggcgtctaacagaagaggacggattggattggcttacaaggatgtttaaaggatggggactttctggatggttgatatctctggtcaaaactgtgggggtcatgatcttggtaattgtgactgtgcttttgatgttgccatgtcttgccagtcttctgcaaagggccctgcagaagactgcttctgcaatatttctagcacaaatacaaaaagggggaattgtcgggggaggcagcgggtctgcctctagtctaactgaagaagaatttaaccttgaagacattccagtgtatccatgagaggccagaaagtcccgagaagtgccatggaaacaagattagagaactaagataagaagaactgtcctgacgattcaggcgagaaactatcacccaatcgtgaactgttagttactaaagtaaaccaatcctgtatgaacacctactttgaagaaggttataaaaaagcttgttaaaacaataaaggggcttttgcagccattttggtcgctttcacacaatctgatgtttgtcgtgtccgtctcaactgcgacaccAACCAAGTCACCCTCTTCCTGATTTGGCCata comes from the Strix uralensis isolate ZFMK-TIS-50842 chromosome 31, bStrUra1, whole genome shotgun sequence genome and includes:
- the LOC141936099 gene encoding syncytin-2-like yields the protein MPALAGFLLGVFGLCWNLHQAEGWVVPQPKQNIWVTLANMTHQETLCLSTANPENPFSTCLVGVPVDTWPIPQTLQAFSLCNSSKNCTDNWDGVYSHLPQVTQEPQELELLGSVIMDACVFFNYSYNTTRRGQNVNATNAAYHNSTAWCNYTSTNISRSFAVPLALPPGVFLICGDRAWGGVPSKLNGGPCSLGRLTLLTPNVSMILNMTRKHKRVPRTVHRFESSCRDNVEFWNPGQIITASILAPGVGVANALTTLNKLGCWLSKQTNATSLALSGLLTDVDSVRHATLQNRAAIDFLLLAQGHGCEDFEGMCCMNLSDHSESIFKSIQQLKDGVRRLTEEDGLDWLTRMFKGWGLSGWLISLVKTVGVMILVIVTVLLMLPCLASLLQRALQKTASAIFLAQIQKGGIVGGGSGSASSLTEEEFNLEDIPVYP